A single region of the Nocardioides aurantiacus genome encodes:
- a CDS encoding DUF5130 family protein: MPTGEFNGAQQAEIDRAIRNAETVCRYEFSVYVGAAQGEPGAYAHRLHAALANPARSVMVLVDPAARRLEVVTGEVVRRTLSDEAVRLAVAGMQSSFAAGDVVGGVKHGVSQLADAARAPRSLHGS, from the coding sequence GTGCCCACTGGTGAGTTCAACGGCGCCCAGCAGGCGGAGATCGACCGCGCCATCCGCAACGCCGAGACGGTCTGCCGCTACGAGTTCTCGGTCTACGTCGGTGCCGCGCAGGGCGAGCCCGGTGCCTACGCCCACCGGCTGCACGCCGCGCTGGCCAACCCGGCCCGCAGCGTGATGGTGCTCGTCGACCCGGCCGCCCGCCGGCTCGAGGTCGTCACCGGCGAGGTCGTGCGCCGCACGCTCAGCGACGAGGCCGTCCGCCTCGCCGTCGCCGGCATGCAGAGCTCCTTCGCCGCCGGCGACGTCGTCGGTGGCGTCAAGCACGGCGTGTCACAGCTCGCCGACGCGGCCCGCGCACCGCGCTCGCTCCACGGCAGCTGA